From the genome of Xyrauchen texanus isolate HMW12.3.18 chromosome 7, RBS_HiC_50CHRs, whole genome shotgun sequence:
AAGTCGTCCGAGGTCGGCGTGTCCTCGTCTGAGAGCGGGTCGTGGCTGTTCACTCCATGGTGTGCTTGCTGGTGATGTTGATgctgctgctggtggtggtggtggccgCTGTGATCGAGCTCCGGGGTGTCGCCACGCACTAGACTAGGGTGTACCAGGCTTTGACCGCCTGGTGGACTGAGCATGCCGTTGACCGTGAAGCCTCCAGGCTGCGAGTATATGAGGGACTGCTGCTGCTGTTGGCTCCCGGTTATGGAGTTGATATGGGCAGCAGTTGTGGTACCCCAGGCTCCCGCATGAGTCTGGTGGGGACCTAAATGAGGGGGCCTGTGATGCAGCGCAGTCCCAGAGTGCAAATCGTCTCTCCCCGAATTATTTTTTACGTCCTGCTGATGTTGTGGGCTGCCTGTCATTCCAACAGGACTAGAGGACCAATGCGATCCGGCTTCAGCTGCGGCCACTGCGGCAGCAGCAGCCGCCGCTGCAGCATGAGGCAAAGACGTCACCCACTGGTGAGCGTGGCTCAGCATATGTCCCCCGTTGCTCGCTGCCATTGCGCCCTGCATGAAATCACTTTGTACCATTTTAATCGTTGGATCTCCTCTGTACCCACCGGACACCGAGGTTACTGCAGCACTGCCCTGCTGCATCCTACCTCCGGAGTCCGAGTGCACGATCGAGCCGGACGACAATATACTATTGCTGGGTAGATAAGGGTTGGAAGCCGCTGTGGCCATTCCGCTAACCTTAGGAAAATGTTTACTGTTCACCCCCTCCCTTTCGCAGAAACTTTTTTAATGTAGGCAAATTATATCTCATGAATTATTCAAACTTTAAAAGTCTGGGTTGTGTTTTGTCAAACAGCATCAACAAAAAGCCAGGAGAAAAAATACTGTAGGCCAGAGGACAAAATCCGTCTCTTGAATAATTTGTGTATTCATATATTTTGAACATATGAATGATTAAAAGCAGTAAATTCCAGTTTTATGTCAGCGTTGAAAAGCCCTCGG
Proteins encoded in this window:
- the LOC127646752 gene encoding POU domain, class 3, transcription factor 3-B isoform X1 translates to MATAASNPYLPSNSILSSGSIVHSDSGGRMQQGSAAVTSVSGGYRGDPTIKMVQSDFMQGAMAASNGGHMLSHAHQWVTSLPHAAAAAAAAAVAAAEAGSHWSSSPVGMTGSPQHQQDVKNNSGRDDLHSGTALHHRPPHLGPHQTHAGAWGTTTAAHINSITGSQQQQQSLIYSQPGGFTVNGMLSPPGGQSLVHPSLVRGDTPELDHSGHHHHQQQHQHHQQAHHGVNSHDPLSDEDTPTSDDLEHFAKQFKQRRIKLGFTQADVGLALGTLYGNVFSQTTICRFEALQLSFKNMCKLKPLLNKWLEEADSSTGSPTSIDKIAAQGRKRKKRTSIEVSVKGALESHFLKCPKPSAQEITSLADILQLEKEVVRVWFCNRRQKEKRMTPPGVPQTPEDVYSQVGNGHFLVDYLKDASLTGPSEPGDQRVTTTSSFHQVILAH
- the LOC127646752 gene encoding POU domain, class 3, transcription factor 3-B isoform X2; protein product: MATAASNPYLPSNSILSSGSIVHSDSGGRMQQGSAAVTSVSGGYRGDPTIKMVQSDFMQGAMAASNGGHMLSHAHQWVTSLPHAAAAAAAAAVAAAEAGSHWSSSPVGMTGSPQHQQDVKNNSGRDDLHSGTALHHRPPHLGPHQTHAGAWGTTTAAHINSITGSQQQQQSLIYSQPGGFTVNGMLSPPGGQSLVHPSLVRGDTPELDHSGHHHHQQQHQHHQQAHHGVNSHDPLSDEDTPTSDDLEHFAKQFKQRRIKLGFTQADVGLALGTLYGNVFSQTTICRFEALQLSFKNMCKLKPLLNKWLEEADSSTGSPTSIDKIAAQGRKRKKRTSIEVSVKGALESHFLKCPKPSAQEITSLADILQLEKEVVRVWFCNRRQKEKRMTPPGVPQTPEDVYSQGHFLVDYLKDASLTGPSEPGDQRVTTTSSFHQVILAH